The following proteins are encoded in a genomic region of Leishmania mexicana MHOM/GT/2001/U1103 complete genome, chromosome 25:
- a CDS encoding putative pyruvate dehydrogenase E1 beta subunit: MRRFASRALFSASAAMAARCATINMTVRDAIHSALDEELAREETVFVIGEEVGQYQGAYKVTKGLVDKYGKDRIIDMPITEHGFAGMAVGAALSGLRPVCEFMTFNFAMQAIDQIVNSAGKGLYMSGGQMKCPIVFRGPNGASAGVGAQHSQCFGPWYASVPGLKVIAPYSCEDARGMMKAAIRDDNPVVVLEHELLYSESFPVTDEVADKNFVIPFGKAKIEREGKDITLIGFSRGVDLCLKAAEKLAAEGVQAEVINLRSLRPLDRQTIFNSIKKTHRAVTVDESFPVCNIGAEICACVMESDTFDYLDAPIERVSCADCPTPYSKDIETASQPQVADVMAAAKRVLS, from the coding sequence AtgcgccgcttcgcctcccgagctctcttctctgcgtccgccgccatggcggcgcgctgcgccacgaTCAACATGACGGTGCGCGATGCGATCCACTCGGCCCTCGACGAGGAGCTTGCCCGTGAAGAGACGGTCTTTGTGATTGGTGAGGAGGTCGGCCAATACCAAGGTGCCTACAAGGTGACCAAGGGCCTTGTGGACAAGTATGGCAAGGACCGCATCATCGACATGCCCATCACAGAGCACGGCTTCGCTGGCATGGCCGTTGGTGCCGCTCTCAGCGGCCTGCGCCCCGTGTGCGAGTTCATGACCTTCAACTTCGCCATGCAGGCTATTGATCAGATCGTCAACTCGGCCGGCAAGGGCCTGTATATGTCTGGCGGCCAGATGAAGTGCCCCATAGTCTTTCGCGGTCCCAACGGTGCTTCGGCTGGTGTAGGTGCCCAGCATAGTCAGTGCTTCGGCCCGTGGTACGCGTCCGTGCCCGGTCTGAAGGTAATTGCGCCGTACAGCTGCGAGGACGCCCGCGGCATGATGAAGGCGGCCATCCGCGACGATAACCCCGTGGTGGTCCTCGAGCACGAGCTGCTGTACAGCGAGTCCTTCCCCGTCACCGACGAGGTAGCGGACAAGAACTTTGTGATCCCGTTCGGCAAGGCGAAGATTGAGCGCGAGGGCAAGGACATCACCCTCATCGGCTTCTCTCGCGGTGTGGATCTGTGCTTGAAGGCGGCTGAGAAGCTCGCCGCAGAGGGTGTGCAGGCAGAGGTGATCAACCTTCGCTCCCTGCGCCCGCTCGACCGTCAGACGATCTTCAACTCCATCAAGAAGACGCACCGTGCGGTCACAGTCGATGAGTCCTTCCCTGTGTGCAACATTGGTGCTGAGATCTGCGCCTGTGTCATGGAGAGCGACACGTTCGACTACCTCGATGCCCCGATCGAGCGCGTGTCGTGCGCCGACTGTCCAACACCGTACAGCAAGGATATCGAAACggcctcgcagccgcaggtGGCCGACGTCATGGCCGCTGCAAAGCGGGTGCTCAGTTaa
- a CDS encoding putative 3-oxo-5-alpha-steroid 4-dehydrogenase, giving the protein MKVIVASGLDGARKQELELAASATLADLKKAYQPGVNVHRKSFKLPSTESPLPAADGGKLRSNLVTLSDKVPLSQQGVKDGSVLLYKDLGPQIGYRTVFYVEYAGPIAFMLMYAMRPSLIYGSAPMPAYGYTQKLYIGLFLAHFLKRELESMFVHKFSHPTMPMRNIFKNCVYYWSFAAFIGYVLCNPSFTSTSATQSNFGAVSMVISELLNFAVHYQLSTMRKSDGDTTRNVPKGPLFAFVSCPNYFFEIMSWVSFSIGTNMLSSWFFTLAGFVQMADWAKKKHRGYVKADPANKKKAAILPFIM; this is encoded by the coding sequence aTGAAGGTTATCGTTGCTTCTGGCCTGGACGGTGCCCGcaagcaggagctggagctggcAGCCAGCGCCACGCTCGCAGATCTGAAGAAAGCCTACCAACCGGGTGTGAACGTGCACCGCAAGTCGTTCAAGCTTCCCAGCACCgagtcgccgctgccagctGCGGATGGCGGCAAGCTGCGCTCGAACCTCGTCACGCTGTCAGATAAGGTGCCCCTATCGCAGCAGGGGGTGAAGGACGGCTCAGTGCTCCTTTACAAGGACCTCGGCCCGCAGATCGGCTACCGCACTGTGTTCTACGTCGAGTATGCCGGTCCCATCGCCTTTATGCTGATGTACGCCATGCGCCCTTCGCTCATCTACGGCTCTGCCCCGATGCCGGCTTACGGCTACACGCAGAAGCTGTACATtggcctcttcctcgcccaCTTCCTCAAGCGCGAACTCGAGTCCATGTTCGTGCACAAGTTCTCGCACCCAACGATGCCGATGCGCAACATCTTCAAGAACTGCGTCTACTACTGGTCCTTCGCCGCCTTCATCGGGTACGTGCTGTGCAATCCTTCCTTCACATCGACCAGCGCCACGCAGTCAAACTTCGGCGCCGTGTCCATGGTCATCAGCGAGCTGCTGAACTTTGCGGTGCACTACCAGCTTAGCACGATGCGCAAGTCCGACGGTGACACCACCCGCAACGTGCCGAAAGGTCCTCTGTTCGCCTTCGTCTCGTGCCCGAACTACTTCTTTGAGATCATGTCGTGGGTGTCCTTCTCCATCGGCACGAATATGTTGTCCTCCTGGTTCTTCACGCTAGCTGGTTTCGTGCAGATGGCGGACTGGGCGAAGAAGAAGCACCGGGGCTACGTCAAGGCGGACCCAGCCAATAAAAAGAAGGCCGCCATTCTGCCCTTCATCATGTAG